The proteins below come from a single Salvelinus fontinalis isolate EN_2023a chromosome 1, ASM2944872v1, whole genome shotgun sequence genomic window:
- the LOC129862651 gene encoding ER lumen protein-retaining receptor 2 — MNIFRLTGDLSHLAAIIILLLKIWKTRSCAGISGKSQILFAMVFTTRYLDLLTSFISLYNTTMKVIYIGCAYATVYLIYTKFKATYDGNHDTFRVEFLVIPVGGLAFLVNHDFSPLEILWTFSIYLESVAILPQLFMISKTGEAETITTHYLFFLGLYRALYLINWIWRFYFEGFFDMIAIVAGVVQTILYCDFFYLYVTKVLKGKKLSLPA, encoded by the exons ATGAACATTTTCAGACTCACCGGCGATCTTTCCCATTTAGCAGCCATCATTATTCTACTTCTAAAAATATGGAAAACCAGGTCCTGTGCCG GTATCTCCGGGAAGAGTCAGATCCTGTTCGCCATGGTGTTCACCACGCGCTACTTGGACCTGCTCACCTCCTTCATCTCCCTCTACAACACCACCATGAAG GTAATTTACATTGGCTGTGCGTATGCCACCGTGTACCTGATCTACACTAAGTTCAAGGCCACGTACGACGGTAACCATGACACCTTCAGAGTGGAGTTCCTGGTCATCCCCGTGGGAGGGCTGGCTTTCCTTGTCAACCACGACTTCTCTCCTCTCGAG ATCCTGTGGACGTTCTCCATCTACTTGGAGTCAGTGGCCATCTTGCCACAGCTCTTCATGATCAGTAAGACTGGCGAGGCGGAGACTATCACCACCCACTACCTGTTCTTCCTGGGCCTGTACCGGGCTCTCTACCTCATCAACTGGATCTGGCGCTTCTATTTCGAGGGTTTTTTCGACATGATTGCTATCGTGGCCGGGGTCGTTCAGACAATCCTCTATTGCGACTTCTTCTATCTGTATGTAACGAAAG TACTGAAAGGAAAGAAGCTGAGTCTGCCAGCATAA
- the LOC129862607 gene encoding zinc finger protein 11-like codes for MERRIHGGKGPPLPLPSLRLMVPPLRLVSAAIWQTIQQRHVMDYGMLEEFVTMVTEMVPELLNLRQRAQLILGLRARLVLELCRSKPITDLQTIQPHLDRIQTLTPLWGTQATDAEVGLSESNFLGLVQTLLKDPDEREHFFQDVFPVEFGPSYDAAIQNLMWQFLSRLEKLLPMSNFQQASSLLGDVPSVLEECVESVSHPQQLKTLLQYHRDLGQLDNHDPPSSTDGDCILSALCLPPVERVVIATEVEKEGKSMDVKEREEGVDSRSGECEKNKISSVNDEEAEDDAEFADQVTERDPEYETVMVIGEDGIEKPFKLLKKHPQKKEETHGEQCRTTVKPGQKISIGVSKAIMSSMIQKPSVDLQGVVIANVTQTPKSSQTVGRAKRSLERRTCKVCGKVVQRPAVLRKHMVTHTGDWPYQCPTCKKIYKTLGSFQEHTEKCVFPIEEMPEESEPSISVMQYKGLMLKKILPRPPGQKVAQSEKKQKRIVCKTCPVCGKTLATSSSMKRHQIIHTEPKKCRVCEQVFPNPSELKIHMESHPKKGIHQCSNCERTFKHDYSVKAHEEACLFLSHQQGELGESSGLPATGQTDPGPSGSTHQQSVTCEAEILQLSATLSKQNSAFTYMHSVEGSSARAKRSLERRTCKVCGKVVQRPAVLRKHMVTHTGDWPYRCPTCKKIYKTLRSFQKHIERCVFPIEETPKDSESSSTNATESSSPEPSAPIGSSKRCARCPICHKFILGYLRYHILSHSDERPHACPRCGSKYKFDFVLRRHMRLFCKVKKGEPVELGGKKVHKCIECGKEFGLKSTLTAHKRIHNPLRCAYCRRMFPDQETLAIHKVEHKPVQCTMCEKSFNVIRYLSRHYVDDHQFSGPFRCTYCERSYADLAALIRHQRIHTGGEPPYKCSHCPKKFHFETALVTHQRNHTGEKPCLCWECGKTFQSKGILKSHMNRVHTPQVKRIPCSQCNKVFRDKGQMKMHENVYHKGVRYPCSYCGKGFYSPAPLARHVLIHTGENPYSCTYKECTRVFKSASELRIHMRYHTGERPFKCKDCGKGFVQAHYLTIHRRSHTGEKPYPCLTCDKSFGTSHQLSRHMKTHTGEKPYQCMDCGKAFNRRDRLRTHQDKCHPAY; via the exons ATGGAAAGACGCATCCATGGGGGAAAAG gtccccctcttcctctcccctctctgcgcCTCATGGTCCCACCACTGCGGCTGGTCTCTGCAGCCATCTGGCAAACAATCCAGCAGAGACACGTGATGGATTATGGGATGCTGGAGGAGTTTGTTACCATGGTCACAGAGATGGTTCCAGAGCTTCTGAACCTCAGACAGAGGGCCCAACTTATTCTGGGTCTTCGAGCGCGG CTGGTCCTAGAGTTGTGTCGCTCCAAGCCGATCACAGACCTCCAGACCATTCAGCCACACCTGGACAGGATACAGACCCTCACACCTCTCTGGGGGACACAG GCGACTGATGCAGAGGTAGGATTATCTGAATCCAACTTTCTGGGGCTGGTTCAAACCCTTCTGAAAGACCCTGATGAGAGAGAACATTTCTTCCAG GATGTTTTTCCTGTAGAATTTGGTCCCAGTTATGACGCAGCCATACAGAATCTCATGTGGCAATTTCTTTCGAGACTTGAGAAGCTACTTCCCATGTCAAACTTCCAACAG GCTTCCTCGCTGCTCGGCGATGTTCCCTCTGTTCTGGAGGAATGTGTTGAGTCCGTGTCTCACCCTCAGCAGCTGAAAACCCTACTTCAGTACCACAGAGACCTCGGCCAGCTAGACAACCATG ACCCTCCATCTTCCACCGATGGGGACTgcattctctcagctctctgtcttcctcctgtgGAAAGGGTGGTGATTGCAACAGAGGTGGAGAAAGAAGGAAAAAGTATGGATGtaaaagaaagagaagagggggtggATAGCAGGTCAGGGGAATGTGAGAAAAACAAAATATCCTCTGTTAATGACGAGGAGGCAGAGGATGATGCAGAGTTTGCTGAccaagtgacagagagagatccGGAGTATGAAACAGTGATGGTTATAGGGGAAGATGGGATAGAGAAGCCTTTCAAACTTCTCAAAAAGCACCCCCAAAAGAAAGAGGAAACCCATGGTGAACAATGCAGAACAACAGTCAAACCTGGACAAAAGATAAGCATAGGCGTGTCTAAAGCAATCATGTCCTCCATGATACAAAAGCCCTCAGTGGACCTACAAGGGGTTGTTATTGCTAACGTAACACAGACCCCAAAATCCAGTCAAACGGTTGGGAGAGCCAAAAGGTCCCTGGAGCGTAGGACATGCAAGGTGTGTGGTAAGGTCGTCCAGCGTCCTGCAGTCTTGAGGAAACACATGGTGACTCACACTGGTGACTGGCCCTATCAATGTCCTACTTGTAAGAAGATTTACAAGACCTTGGGAAGCTTCCAGGAACATACTGAAAAATGTGTCTTTCCTATTGAGGAAATGCCTGAGGAAAGTGAGCCGTCCATATCAGTAATGCAATACAAGGGTCTGATGTTGAAGAAAATCTTACCCCGTCCGCCAGGACAAAAAGTAGCCCAAAgcgaaaaaaaacaaaaacgcaTTGTCTGCAAGACATGTCCTGTTTGTGGGAAGACTTTAGCCACAAGTTCGAGTATGAAGCGGCATCAGATTATCCACACCGAGCCCAAAAAGTGCAGAGTGTGCGAACAGGTCTTCCCTAACCCTTCCGAACTGAAGATCCACATGGAGTCCCATCCGAAGAAAGGCATTCATCAATGTAGTAACTGTGAGAGGACTTTCAAGCACGATTACAGTGTGAAGGCTCATGAAGAGGCTTGTCTGTTTCTGAGTCATCAACAAGGGGAGCTTGGAGAGAGCAGTGGTCTTCCAGCTACGGGGCAGACAGACCCAGGGCCATCAGGCAGTACACACCAGCAGAGCGTGACATGTGAAGCAGAAATCCTACAACTCTCTGCCACTCTGAGCAAACAGAATTCTGCCTTCACCTACATGCATTCCGTGGAGGGGTCATCCGCAAGGGCCAAAAGGTCCCTGGAGCGTAGGACATGCAAGGTGTGTGGTAAGGTCGTTCAGCGTCCTGCAGTCTTGAGGAAACACATGGTGACTCACACTGGTGACTGGCCCTATCGATGTCCCACGTGTAAGAAGATTTACAAGACCTTGAGAAGCTTCCAGAAACATATTGAAAGATGTGTCTTTCCTATTGAGGAAACGCCTAAGGACAGTGAGTCGTCCTCCACCAATGCAACTGAATCTTCTTCCCCGGAACCCAGCGCACCTATAGGATCATCCAAACGCTGTGCAAGGTGTCCTATTTGCCATAAATTTATATTGGGATACTTGCGATATCACATTCTATCTCACTCAGATGAGCGCCCACATGCTTGCCCTCGTTGTGGGTCGAAGTACAAGTTTGACTTTGTGTTGAGGAGGCACATGAGACTGTTTTGCAAGGTGAAGAAGGGTGAACCTGTTGAATTAGGGGGAAAGAAAGTCCATAAGTGTATTGAATGTGGTAAGGAATTCGGACTAAAATCCACACTGACGGCACACAAGCGCATCCACAACCCGCTCCGCTGTGCCTATTGCCGAAGGATGTTCCCAGACCAAGAAACACTTGCAATACACAAGGTAGAGCACAAACCGGTTCAATGCACCATGTGTGAGAAGAGCTTCAATGTGATAAGGTACCTCTCCAGACACTACGTCGATGACCATCAGTTCAGCGGTCCGTTCCGCTGCACCTACTGTGAGAGAAGCTACGCTGATTTAGCAGCTCTCATCAGACACCAGAGGATTCACACTGGCGGGGAGCCCCCATACAAGTGCTCCCACTGTCCAAAGAAGTTCCATTTTGAAACTGCTCTTGTGACACACCAGAGAAATCACACGGGAGAGAAACCATGCCTTTGCTGGGAGTGTGGTAAGACCTTCCAATCCAAGGGGATTCTGAAATCTCACATGAATCGTGTTCACACTCCTCAGGTGAAACGCATCCCTTGTTCCCAGTGTAACAAAGTTTTCAGGGACAAAGGTCAAATGAAGATGCATGAGAATGTATACCACAAAGGGGTGCGTTACCCGTGTTCCTACTGTGGTAAGGGGTTCTACAGCCCTGCCCCATTGGCAAGACACGTGCTGATTCACACAGGGGAGAATCCTTATTCTTGCACATATAAGGAGTGTACAAGGGTTTTCAAATCCGCATCTGAACTGAGGATACACATGAGATACCATACTGGAGAGCGGCCATTCAAGTGCAAGGACTGTGGGAAGGGTTTTGTTCAAGCCCATTATCTCACCATACACCGACGAAGTCATACCGGGGAGAAGCCTTATCCATGTCTCACCTGTGACAAGTCCTTCGGCACCTCCCATCAGTTGAGCAGACACATGAAGACTCACACGGGAGAGAAGCCCTACCAATGTATGGATTGCGGGAAAGCTTTCAATCGTAGAGACCGTTTGCGGACTCATCAAGACAAATGCCACCCAGCTTATTAG